A single region of the Rhodococcus sp. W8901 genome encodes:
- a CDS encoding serine/threonine-protein kinase yields MAGRYRLRSKLGGGGMGAVWLAHDTLLDREVAVKQVTSTIGMDEAAARTVRQRALREGRNAAQLSHEHAIAMYDVAVESGEPWLVMEYLPSRSLAEAMNLADTLPPLEVAQIGAQIAAALTEAHAAGILHRDIKPGNILVADRGEALGIVKISDFGIARAKGDAPSGKPGVITGTPAYFAPEVARGDDPTEASDVFSLGATLYTVVEGQPPFGLDTDPIALLHRVAKAEIYRPSLSGPLTDTLLHLLEPDPARRPTMAQARDALAAVALGSDAGTGAAAADTLIGAPVKAADGTVPNWAYRSAPAPIPRRRMASTTATDLPAAQSNTPLGAVPRPAGRAWLRQLTDGLTGPQAPTDTRGKIVAAAPLAMAVMVGIIVLAFVVVLIVALVL; encoded by the coding sequence ATGGCGGGCAGATACCGGCTGCGCTCCAAGCTCGGCGGCGGCGGCATGGGCGCGGTGTGGCTCGCGCACGACACGCTGCTCGACCGCGAGGTCGCCGTGAAACAGGTCACCTCCACCATCGGCATGGACGAGGCGGCGGCCCGCACTGTCCGCCAGCGGGCCCTACGCGAGGGCCGCAACGCCGCGCAGCTGTCCCACGAGCACGCGATCGCGATGTACGACGTCGCGGTCGAATCCGGCGAGCCGTGGCTCGTCATGGAGTACCTGCCGTCGCGCAGCCTCGCCGAGGCCATGAATCTCGCGGACACCCTGCCGCCCCTCGAGGTCGCGCAGATCGGTGCGCAGATCGCGGCCGCGCTCACGGAGGCGCACGCGGCCGGCATCCTGCACCGCGACATCAAGCCGGGCAACATCCTCGTCGCCGACCGCGGCGAGGCCCTCGGCATCGTCAAGATCAGCGACTTCGGGATCGCCCGCGCGAAGGGTGACGCGCCCAGCGGCAAGCCGGGGGTCATCACCGGAACGCCCGCCTACTTCGCCCCCGAGGTCGCCCGCGGCGACGACCCCACCGAGGCCAGCGACGTCTTCTCGCTCGGCGCGACGCTGTACACCGTCGTCGAGGGCCAACCCCCGTTCGGCCTCGACACCGATCCCATCGCGCTGCTGCACCGGGTCGCGAAGGCCGAGATCTACCGACCGAGCCTCAGCGGTCCGCTCACCGACACGCTGCTGCACCTACTCGAGCCCGACCCGGCCCGCCGCCCCACGATGGCGCAGGCCCGCGACGCCCTCGCCGCCGTCGCACTCGGATCCGACGCCGGGACCGGGGCGGCCGCCGCCGACACGCTGATCGGCGCACCGGTGAAGGCGGCCGACGGCACGGTCCCCAACTGGGCCTACCGGTCGGCCCCGGCACCGATCCCGCGCCGCCGCATGGCCTCGACCACTGCGACGGATCTTCCTGCCGCGCAATCGAACACACCGTTGGGTGCGGTTCCGCGTCCCGCGGGGCGGGCGTGGCTCCGTCAGCTCACCGACGGTCTCACCGGCCCGCAGGCCCCGACCGACACGCGCGGCAAGATCGTCGCGGCCGCGCCGCTCGCGATGGCCGTCATGGTCGGCATCATCGTGCTCGCGTTCGTCGTGGTGCTGATCGTCGCGCTGGTTCTCTGA
- a CDS encoding response regulator, with protein sequence MTFSASSAPSPDKFRVFLVDDHAVFRAGVRAELGRESDMEVVGEAGGVAEAVAGINALRPQVVLLDVHMPDGGGVAVLNGIDSGPVCLALSVSDAAEDVIAVIRAGARGYVTKTISGAELADGVRRVAGGDAVFSPRLAGFVLDSFTGRSNVPEPPLDPELDSLTPRELEVLRLLARGYTYREIAEELVISVKTVETHASNVLRKTQQSNRNALTRWAHRRRID encoded by the coding sequence GTGACTTTCTCGGCCTCCTCTGCACCCAGCCCCGACAAGTTCCGGGTATTCCTCGTCGACGACCACGCGGTGTTCCGGGCCGGGGTGCGTGCCGAACTCGGTCGGGAGTCCGACATGGAGGTCGTCGGTGAGGCCGGTGGCGTCGCCGAGGCCGTGGCCGGCATCAACGCGCTGCGTCCCCAGGTGGTGTTACTCGACGTGCACATGCCCGACGGGGGCGGCGTCGCGGTGCTGAACGGAATCGACTCGGGCCCGGTCTGTCTGGCGCTGAGTGTGTCCGACGCCGCCGAGGACGTGATCGCGGTGATCCGGGCCGGCGCCCGCGGGTATGTGACGAAGACGATCTCGGGTGCCGAACTGGCGGACGGTGTCCGCCGCGTGGCCGGAGGCGACGCGGTGTTCAGCCCGAGGCTCGCGGGTTTCGTGCTGGACTCGTTCACCGGACGTTCGAATGTTCCGGAGCCTCCTCTGGATCCGGAACTGGACTCGCTCACCCCGCGTGAACTCGAGGTGCTGCGCCTGCTCGCCCGCGGGTACACCTACCGTGAGATCGCCGAGGAGTTGGTCATCTCGGTGAAGACCGTGGAGACCCACGCGTCGAACGTGCTGCGAAAGACGCAGCAGTCCAATCGAAATGCGCTCACCCGGTGGGCGCACCGGCGCCGCATCGACTGA
- a CDS encoding ATP-binding protein — MNTALDPVRDETLHPRLERRVGGRIVGGVAGGLADHLGVDVFKVRVAFTLLAALAGAGIVAYGLLWIFTPPGTDTEKPSAAERRRALGLAVIGLAISAGLAWMINGTAASVITPFVVVAVGAALVWREFDTDGSRSVLGLPHRPTVLTWARVLGGVTLIVTGLGVVILAQVDIDALRSSLLAVVVTLVGAGLLTVPLWLRLWRALGEERAARIRNEEREEIASHLHDSVLQTLALIQKQAESPQEVTRLARGQERELRRWLFGGGETAHTSLSEALQTIAGEVEDQHGVTVRPVTVGDVELAADGKEGPGLSRECFTALLGATRESLVNAAKHAGVSSIDLYAETERDQVSIFVRDRGVGFDPDTVPEDRQGLAKSIRARIERRGGRVEVRSTVGKGTEVRIHMPRPVSPDSEDIAPDVASEAEPMS; from the coding sequence GTGAACACGGCTCTGGATCCCGTGCGGGACGAAACCCTCCACCCCAGGCTCGAGCGTCGAGTCGGGGGCCGCATCGTGGGCGGTGTCGCCGGCGGCCTCGCCGATCATCTCGGCGTCGACGTCTTCAAGGTGCGGGTCGCATTCACACTGCTGGCCGCGCTCGCCGGTGCGGGCATCGTCGCGTACGGGCTGCTGTGGATCTTCACGCCGCCCGGCACCGACACCGAGAAACCCAGCGCCGCCGAGCGTCGTCGCGCGCTGGGCCTGGCCGTGATCGGACTCGCGATCAGTGCGGGTCTGGCCTGGATGATCAACGGTACGGCGGCGTCGGTGATCACGCCGTTCGTCGTCGTCGCGGTCGGTGCCGCGCTGGTGTGGCGGGAGTTCGACACCGACGGTTCGCGTTCGGTGCTGGGCCTGCCGCACCGCCCGACGGTGCTCACCTGGGCCCGCGTCCTGGGCGGTGTGACGCTGATCGTGACCGGCCTCGGCGTGGTGATTCTCGCGCAGGTGGACATCGATGCGCTGCGGTCGTCGCTGCTCGCCGTCGTCGTGACACTGGTCGGTGCCGGTCTGCTCACGGTGCCGCTGTGGCTGCGGCTGTGGCGGGCGCTGGGCGAGGAGCGTGCGGCCCGCATCCGCAACGAGGAGCGCGAGGAGATTGCCTCGCACCTGCACGACTCGGTGCTGCAGACGCTCGCGTTGATCCAGAAGCAGGCAGAGTCGCCGCAGGAGGTGACCCGGCTGGCGCGCGGGCAGGAGCGGGAGCTGCGACGGTGGCTGTTCGGTGGCGGCGAGACCGCGCACACGAGCCTGTCGGAGGCACTGCAGACCATCGCCGGTGAGGTGGAGGACCAGCACGGGGTGACGGTGCGTCCGGTCACCGTCGGCGACGTCGAACTCGCTGCCGACGGCAAGGAGGGGCCCGGGCTGTCGCGGGAGTGCTTCACCGCGCTGCTCGGCGCCACGCGGGAGTCGCTCGTCAACGCCGCCAAGCACGCGGGGGTCTCGAGCATCGATCTGTACGCGGAGACCGAACGCGACCAGGTCAGCATCTTCGTCCGCGACCGCGGCGTGGGCTTCGACCCCGACACGGTGCCGGAGGACCGGCAGGGGCTGGCCAAGTCGATCCGTGCCCGGATCGAGCGGCGCGGCGGTCGGGTGGAGGTTCGCTCGACGGTGGGCAAGGGCACCGAGGTGCGGATCCACATGCCGCGCCCGGTCTCGCCGGACAGTGAAGACATCGCCCCGGACGTCGCGAGCGAAGCCGAACCGATGTCCTAG
- a CDS encoding DNA polymerase Y family protein encodes MSSRVLAVWCPDWPAVAAAAAADLPATRPVAVLLANRVIACSAPARADGVRRGLRRREAQARCPELHVAQADPERDARLFEPVAAAVDEAAPGVEVLRPGLLVLTARGASRYFGSEEAAAERLVDVVAAAGAECQIGIADELSTAVIAARHAALVPAGAGARFLAPLPIAEIAAEPSLAAADRADLVDLLRRLGLRSVGSFAALSGVDVASRFGADAVHAHRTARGEPERPPSARALPPDLEVEQQCDPPIDRIDAAAFAGRAMAERLHAKLSGAAVVCTRLQVSATTGNGEHLTRTWRCAEPLTPEGTADRVRWQLDGWLTGRSGSRPTAGISVLRLEPVEVVAAGALQLGLWGGVGEGDERARRALIRVQGLLGGESVRVGVLSGGRGPAERITLVPLGDELVPESDPTAPWPGRLPEPAPATVLPNIPTVSLEDRAGGAVQVTERGEFSAVPARLRWGSRDWEVQGWAGPWPVDERWWDVSAARAAARAQVLLAESRALLLICEGGRWGVEGIYE; translated from the coding sequence GTGAGCTCGCGGGTGCTGGCGGTGTGGTGCCCGGACTGGCCCGCGGTGGCCGCGGCCGCGGCGGCGGATCTGCCGGCCACCCGGCCGGTGGCGGTGTTGCTGGCCAATCGGGTGATCGCGTGCTCGGCGCCGGCCCGGGCGGACGGGGTGCGTCGTGGGCTGCGGCGTCGGGAGGCGCAGGCGCGTTGTCCGGAACTGCATGTGGCGCAGGCCGATCCGGAGCGTGACGCGCGGCTGTTCGAGCCCGTCGCTGCCGCCGTGGACGAGGCCGCGCCCGGGGTGGAGGTGCTGCGCCCCGGTCTGCTGGTGTTGACGGCTCGCGGCGCGAGCCGGTACTTCGGCTCGGAGGAGGCCGCGGCCGAACGGTTGGTGGACGTGGTGGCGGCGGCCGGTGCGGAGTGTCAGATCGGCATCGCTGACGAACTGTCCACCGCGGTGATCGCGGCGCGCCACGCGGCGCTGGTGCCGGCCGGGGCGGGGGCGCGGTTTCTGGCCCCGCTGCCGATCGCCGAGATCGCGGCCGAACCCAGCCTCGCGGCAGCGGACCGGGCCGACCTGGTCGATCTGCTGCGCCGACTCGGGCTGCGCTCCGTCGGATCCTTCGCGGCGCTGTCCGGGGTGGATGTGGCGTCGCGGTTCGGCGCCGACGCCGTCCACGCGCACCGGACTGCCCGCGGCGAACCGGAACGCCCACCGTCGGCGCGGGCGCTGCCCCCCGACCTGGAGGTGGAGCAGCAGTGTGATCCGCCGATCGACCGGATCGACGCCGCGGCCTTCGCGGGCCGGGCCATGGCCGAGCGGCTGCACGCGAAACTGTCGGGCGCCGCGGTCGTGTGTACGCGACTACAGGTGTCGGCGACCACCGGCAACGGTGAGCACCTGACCCGGACGTGGCGGTGCGCCGAACCGCTGACGCCGGAGGGCACCGCGGACCGGGTGCGTTGGCAGTTGGACGGTTGGCTCACCGGCCGCAGTGGGTCCCGGCCCACCGCGGGGATCAGCGTCCTGCGTCTCGAACCGGTGGAGGTGGTGGCTGCCGGGGCCCTGCAACTGGGGCTCTGGGGTGGTGTCGGAGAGGGGGACGAACGAGCCCGCCGGGCCCTGATCCGCGTGCAGGGTCTGCTCGGCGGCGAATCGGTGCGGGTGGGTGTGCTCAGTGGCGGTCGGGGGCCGGCGGAACGAATCACGTTGGTGCCGTTGGGAGACGAGCTGGTACCGGAATCCGACCCCACCGCGCCGTGGCCGGGACGACTCCCCGAACCGGCGCCGGCGACGGTGCTGCCGAACATCCCGACGGTGTCGCTCGAGGACCGCGCGGGTGGTGCGGTGCAGGTCACCGAGCGGGGGGAGTTCAGCGCCGTTCCCGCACGGCTGCGGTGGGGGAGCCGGGACTGGGAGGTGCAGGGGTGGGCGGGACCGTGGCCGGTGGACGAACGCTGGTGGGACGTCTCGGCGGCGCGGGCGGCCGCGCGCGCGCAGGTGCTGCTCGCCGAGTCGCGGGCGTTGCTTCTGATCTGCGAGGGAGGAAGGTGGGGTGTGGAGGGCATCTACGAGTAG
- a CDS encoding alpha/beta fold hydrolase, producing MIVEMTETTVTRSGHTIAYRDSGATGSAVAHPVPVILVHGMGGDSRTWDRFARAVAGRGRRVLAVDLRGHGRSAHAESYLFGEFGDDILGLCEDLGFGSVDLVGHSLGGHAVSLVAQQRPDLVRRLVLEEAPLPLRPGDPIPNFGGRLPSLVELWHAASSMLRSPRAVWAFDRSMTASALTQFHEPNPSWWQRLPDIEARTLILRGGPTGMVDPVLLDAAVTAIRDCEVVSFTSGHSIHRDRYRDFEAAVLPFLMAH from the coding sequence ATGATCGTGGAGATGACCGAGACGACAGTCACCCGGAGTGGCCACACGATCGCCTACCGCGACAGTGGTGCCACAGGATCTGCTGTGGCACATCCTGTTCCGGTGATCCTGGTGCACGGGATGGGCGGCGACAGTCGCACGTGGGACCGGTTCGCGCGGGCCGTCGCCGGTCGTGGGCGGCGGGTGCTGGCGGTGGACCTGCGCGGTCACGGCCGCAGCGCGCACGCCGAGTCGTACCTGTTCGGGGAGTTCGGCGACGACATTCTCGGCCTGTGCGAGGACCTCGGCTTCGGCAGCGTGGACCTGGTGGGGCACTCGCTCGGCGGGCACGCCGTCTCGCTGGTCGCGCAGCAGCGTCCGGACCTGGTCCGTCGCCTCGTGCTCGAGGAAGCACCGTTGCCGTTGCGCCCCGGCGATCCGATCCCGAACTTCGGCGGCAGGCTGCCGTCGTTGGTGGAACTGTGGCACGCCGCCTCCAGCATGTTGCGCAGCCCGCGGGCGGTGTGGGCGTTCGACCGGTCGATGACGGCGTCGGCGCTCACCCAGTTCCACGAGCCCAATCCGTCGTGGTGGCAACGGCTCCCGGACATCGAGGCGCGGACGCTGATCCTGCGCGGTGGCCCCACCGGCATGGTGGATCCGGTGCTGCTCGACGCCGCGGTCACCGCGATCCGCGACTGCGAGGTGGTGTCGTTCACGAGCGGGCACAGCATCCATCGCGACCGGTACCGGGACTTCGAGGCCGCGGTCCTGCCGTTCCTGATGGCGCACTGA
- a CDS encoding PspC domain-containing protein, which yields MVRRVADRDDGCMSTEGTTGSFSDQLHDLWRTRPIRLPAHGHIAGVAAGIGHRYGIDPVLVRVAFVVSTIFGGAGIVLYLACWLLLSKPGDQVSPAESLLGRGQSSQSGTKTVVLLVALAIAASTLGPIGVGMGGSGLISFALMLGGLWLLYQRRPIPPALPAGVPQTVAGFPVTPFQTAPTAAYPGQPYTGYSAYTPYTRLPDHYEPESEPASESESGAAPDRPTVPTDPVATTSPEPTPPAWDPLGVAPFAWDLPEPARAPELPAELPRKPRSRFTSVVLGLAVLAAAAATGVWAATGAEWLTPARIGGIALAVIGAGLLVGAFLRRGYGLLVVGFPLAGFVILSSIIGPLNWDGSKVGQHTWTPRSMGELTAVYEGTAGDFTVDLRQLDLTENREMRLDGTFGNYTVIVPENMNVRTDCSVVGGTTDCIGDGFVDGGADGTSGPVLDLKVDNKFGEVRVYRG from the coding sequence ATGGTGCGGCGAGTCGCCGATCGCGACGATGGTTGCATGAGCACTGAAGGGACCACCGGGAGCTTCTCCGATCAGCTTCACGACCTGTGGCGGACCCGCCCGATCCGGCTACCGGCGCACGGCCACATCGCCGGCGTCGCGGCGGGCATCGGCCACCGCTACGGCATCGACCCCGTCCTCGTGCGGGTCGCGTTCGTCGTCTCGACGATCTTCGGCGGCGCCGGCATCGTGTTGTATCTCGCATGCTGGCTGCTGCTCAGCAAGCCCGGCGACCAGGTCTCGCCCGCCGAGTCACTGCTCGGACGCGGCCAGAGTTCGCAATCCGGCACCAAGACCGTGGTGTTGCTGGTGGCGCTCGCGATCGCCGCGAGCACGCTCGGCCCGATCGGTGTCGGGATGGGCGGGTCGGGACTGATCAGCTTCGCGCTCATGCTCGGCGGCCTGTGGCTGCTGTACCAGCGCCGGCCGATTCCGCCGGCGCTGCCGGCGGGGGTGCCGCAGACCGTCGCCGGGTTCCCGGTGACGCCGTTCCAGACGGCGCCGACGGCCGCGTACCCCGGCCAGCCGTACACCGGGTACAGCGCGTACACGCCGTACACGCGACTGCCCGACCACTACGAGCCCGAGTCGGAGCCCGCGTCCGAGTCCGAGTCCGGGGCCGCTCCGGATCGGCCGACCGTCCCGACGGATCCGGTGGCTACGACATCACCCGAGCCGACTCCCCCGGCCTGGGACCCGCTCGGCGTGGCGCCGTTCGCGTGGGACCTGCCCGAGCCGGCCCGCGCACCGGAGCTGCCCGCGGAGCTGCCACGCAAGCCCCGCAGCCGATTCACGTCCGTCGTCCTCGGCCTCGCGGTCCTGGCCGCCGCCGCCGCGACCGGCGTGTGGGCCGCGACCGGCGCGGAATGGTTGACGCCCGCCCGGATCGGCGGCATCGCCCTCGCCGTGATCGGCGCCGGACTGCTGGTCGGAGCCTTTCTGCGGCGCGGCTACGGACTGCTCGTCGTCGGATTCCCGCTCGCCGGGTTCGTGATCCTCTCGTCGATCATCGGACCACTGAACTGGGACGGGTCGAAGGTCGGCCAACACACCTGGACCCCGCGATCGATGGGCGAACTCACTGCGGTCTACGAGGGCACGGCCGGCGACTTCACCGTCGACCTACGCCAGCTCGATCTCACCGAGAACCGGGAGATGCGCCTCGACGGCACGTTCGGTAACTACACCGTGATCGTGCCCGAGAACATGAACGTCCGCACCGATTGCTCCGTCGTCGGCGGTACCACCGACTGCATCGGAGACGGATTCGTCGACGGTGGCGCCGACGGCACCAGCGGCCCGGTCCTGGACCTGAAGGTCGACAACAAGTTCGGAGAAGTGAGGGTCTACCGTGGCTGA
- a CDS encoding heavy metal translocating P-type ATPase encodes MNPSGEAVHEHHAADTSGHEGSEHAHHSGHAGHGGHSGHGDHVAQFRTLFWIMLILSVPVVGANMMFADLVGYTLPDNPAVEWISPLLGTVMFVWGGRPFLTGAVSELRARQPGMMLLIALAITVAFVSSWGSSLGILGHDLDFWWELALLIVIMLLGHWIEMRSLGQASSALDSLAALLPDEAERIGDDGAVTTVSTADLVAGDVVMVRPGGRIPADGRIVEGAGDLDESMITGESRTVRRGLGDTVVAGTVSTDSALRIEITAVGDDTVLAGIQRLVAEAQNSSSRAQVLADRAAAMLFWFALGAAVVTLAVWSIFGTPDEAITRTITVLVIACPHALGLAIPLVVSIATERAARAGVLITDRRALEAMRTVDTVLFDKTGTLTKGEPALVAATAVAGRDDGTVIALAAAVERDSEHPLGRAIVAAAEHRGLHVPQATEFQARNGVGVTATVDGASVSVGGPGMLHSHRASALPETEEWASHGSTVLHVLRDGRVIGAVALADEIRPESRDAIEALHARGVRVVMLTGDAEAVARAVGDDLGVLPQDKGAKVKELQAAGRRVAMVGDGVNDAPALAQADVGIAIGAGTDVAIASAGVVLVSDDPRAVVSVIELSHATYRKMVQNLAWAAGYNVISVPLAAGVLAPVGFVLPMEVGAILMSASTVVVAANAQLLRRLKLEPQRLTRSVPEREHDYAR; translated from the coding sequence ATGAACCCAAGTGGAGAAGCAGTTCACGAACACCACGCGGCGGATACTTCCGGTCACGAGGGTTCGGAACACGCGCATCATTCAGGTCACGCCGGTCACGGCGGGCACTCCGGTCACGGTGATCACGTCGCCCAGTTCCGCACGCTCTTCTGGATCATGCTGATTCTGTCCGTCCCCGTCGTCGGGGCGAACATGATGTTCGCGGATCTGGTCGGCTACACGTTGCCGGACAACCCTGCGGTGGAATGGATTTCGCCGCTGCTCGGCACTGTCATGTTCGTGTGGGGCGGCCGCCCCTTCCTGACCGGCGCGGTGAGCGAACTCCGTGCCCGGCAGCCCGGGATGATGCTGCTGATCGCGCTCGCGATCACCGTCGCATTCGTCTCGTCGTGGGGGTCGAGCCTCGGCATCCTGGGCCACGACCTGGACTTCTGGTGGGAACTGGCCCTCCTCATCGTGATCATGCTGCTCGGGCACTGGATCGAGATGCGGTCGCTGGGGCAGGCCTCGAGTGCGTTGGATTCGCTCGCCGCCCTGCTGCCCGACGAGGCCGAGCGCATCGGCGACGACGGCGCTGTCACCACGGTCTCGACCGCCGATCTCGTGGCCGGCGATGTCGTGATGGTGCGCCCCGGCGGCCGCATCCCCGCCGACGGCCGGATCGTCGAGGGCGCCGGTGACCTGGACGAATCCATGATCACCGGCGAGTCCCGCACGGTGCGCCGCGGGCTGGGCGACACGGTCGTCGCGGGCACGGTGTCGACGGATTCCGCGCTGCGGATCGAGATCACCGCGGTCGGCGACGACACCGTGCTCGCCGGCATCCAGCGTCTGGTCGCCGAGGCACAGAACTCGTCGTCGCGGGCGCAGGTCCTCGCCGATCGGGCCGCGGCCATGCTGTTCTGGTTCGCGCTGGGCGCCGCGGTGGTCACGCTGGCGGTGTGGTCGATCTTCGGTACCCCCGACGAGGCCATCACCCGGACCATCACGGTCCTGGTCATCGCGTGCCCGCACGCCCTCGGTCTGGCGATTCCGCTGGTGGTGTCGATCGCGACCGAGCGCGCGGCCCGTGCCGGTGTGCTGATCACCGACCGGCGTGCGCTCGAGGCCATGCGCACCGTCGACACCGTGCTGTTCGACAAGACCGGCACCCTCACCAAGGGCGAACCGGCGCTGGTCGCGGCCACCGCGGTCGCCGGACGGGACGACGGCACCGTCATCGCGCTCGCGGCCGCGGTGGAGCGCGACAGCGAGCATCCGCTGGGCCGCGCGATCGTCGCGGCCGCCGAGCATCGCGGGTTGCACGTCCCGCAGGCCACCGAGTTTCAGGCCCGCAACGGCGTCGGCGTCACGGCTACCGTCGACGGCGCGAGCGTCAGCGTCGGCGGGCCCGGCATGCTCCACAGCCACCGTGCGTCCGCCCTGCCCGAGACGGAGGAGTGGGCGTCGCACGGCTCGACGGTGCTGCACGTGCTCCGCGACGGTCGGGTGATCGGTGCGGTCGCGCTGGCCGACGAGATCCGGCCCGAGTCTCGCGACGCGATCGAGGCGCTGCATGCCCGCGGGGTACGCGTCGTGATGCTCACCGGCGATGCGGAGGCGGTCGCGCGGGCCGTGGGCGACGACCTCGGCGTGCTGCCGCAGGACAAGGGCGCCAAGGTCAAGGAGTTGCAGGCCGCGGGGCGCAGGGTCGCGATGGTGGGCGACGGCGTCAACGATGCGCCCGCGCTCGCGCAGGCCGACGTCGGCATCGCGATCGGTGCCGGCACCGACGTCGCGATCGCGTCGGCCGGGGTGGTGCTGGTCAGCGACGATCCCCGTGCGGTGGTGTCGGTGATCGAACTGTCCCACGCGACGTACCGGAAGATGGTGCAGAACCTGGCGTGGGCGGCGGGCTACAACGTGATCTCGGTGCCGCTCGCGGCCGGTGTCCTCGCGCCGGTCGGGTTCGTGCTGCCGATGGAGGTGGGCGCGATCCTGATGTCGGCGTCCACCGTCGTCGTCGCGGCGAACGCACAGTTGCTGCGCCGGTTGAAGCTCGAACCGCAACGGCTGACCCGCTCGGTTCCGGAACGGGAGCACGATTACGCTCGATGA